In Papaver somniferum cultivar HN1 chromosome 1, ASM357369v1, whole genome shotgun sequence, a genomic segment contains:
- the LOC113351579 gene encoding uncharacterized protein LOC113351579, translated as MRHIISSIRRNFKNLRKSSRVGDENMIRNGNIIEVPMFDNVVFRRRHHHQLNGFSSILYGIIKAPFAILSGAVSYYPQANGVDGAWAMSGEFGRMSEMNNLMINDSMRYAIYM; from the coding sequence ATGAGGCACATCATATCGTCGATAAGAAGAAACTTCAAGAACTTGAGGAAGAGTTCAAGGGTTGGTGACGAAAACATGATTAGAAATGGAAACATAATTGAGGTACCCATGTTTGATAACGTCGTTTTTAGAAGACGGCATCATCATCAACTAAATGGGTTTTCGTCGATTTTATATGGCATTATCAAGGCTCCATTCGCTATTTTGTCCGGTGCAGTATCTTATTATCCTCAAGCTAATGGTGTTGATGGTGCATGGGCGATGTCTGGTGAATTCGGTAGGATGTCCGAGATGAATAATCTCATGATAAATGATAGTATGCGATATGCAATTTATATGTAG